GCATTAATTGTGAGGTATTATCATCACCAGCATGCGGTATATCTTTTAGAGATTGACGGATTAAGAAGTAGTTTTTGGCAACACGTTCTTTATCGGCTAATAACCATTTGTAAAATTCTATACCCCAGGCTTGTTCGTCTTCAGACTGTATGGAGCCTCTATAGAATTGGCCTTTTTGTAAGATCCAACCCTCGTCAATAGTTCTTAAATATTTGTCCAATTGATACTGTTTCAATCGTGAATGATTGTTTTCGGTATCCCAAAACTCTTTAGCTTCAGTGTAGGCTAATATCTGACCTAAATAAATATGATTGCTCTTACCTAATGCAATGACGGCATCTTTATAACGTGCATGTTGCACACCAGGGCCAATATTTTCAGGACAAGGATCTTTTGGTTGGCGAATACTTCCATCCGTACAGAACCAACGAATATCTTTATAAGGACCTCTTATATCATTTTTGTAAGTGCTTATTTGTGTTGTGATAGCTTCATTGCTCAGTGCTTGAGCGCAAATAGAGGCGGTAGATATTGCTAAGAGAAAGGTAAAAAATGATTTAGTTTTCATGGATTGATTAAATTTAAATCAGAGTAAAAGTATACTATTTGTATGTGGATTAGTTTAATAAAATAGTGAATTTTAATGGAATAAATTAAAGTTAAATGTTTTATTCGATTCATGTATAATTGTATTTTTGACACTTAACCAATAAAAAGATTCTAATGAAGTTCTTATTACCTCTACTTGCAGCCTTACTCTTTCTAAATATTCAGTGTAAAGAGCAAACGAAAAAAGAACAGCTAAATGAGGAAGAACATACTTCATTAAAAACTCCAAAAAAAGAAGAACTTGTAAAATTAGTGATTGAAAAACCGGCAGATGCTACTGTTCCAGAAGGCATGGTTTGGATTCCAGGGGGTGCTTTTCAGCAAGGGGCTGTACCTCAGGATAAAATGGCAATGGATCATGAGAAGCCCAGCCATAAAGTACAGGTAGATGGTTTCTTTATGGACATATCTGAAGTTACCAATGCTCAGTTTGCAAAATTTGTAAAAGAAACGGGATATATTACAGTTGCTGAACGAGAAATTGATTGGGAAGAAATGAAAACACAACTTCCTGAAGGAACACCAAAACCACACGACTCTATTTTAAAGCCTGGAGCTTTAATTTTTAAAAAGACAAAAAAATCAGTTCCTAATTTATATGATTTTTCGCAATGGTGGGAATGGAAAATTGGAGCAGATTGGAAACACCCAAATGGACCAAAAAGTTCTATTGTAGGAAAAGATAATGAGCCCGTAGTGCAGGTTTCTTATGAAGATGCTTTAGCGTACTGTACGTGGGCAGGAAGAAGATTACCGACAGAAGCAGAATGGGAGCGAGCAGCACGGGGAAACCATGCAGAAACTATATATTTTTGGGGTGACGATGTAGATAAATTAGCAACAATGGCAAACACTTGGGAAGGAGAATTCCCAGTTAATAACTCAAAATTAGACGGTTTTGAGCGTAGAGCATCAGTAATGTCTTATCCTGCGAACGATTTTGGACTGTATGATATGGCAGGAAATGTTTGGGAATGGACAACAGATTGGTATAGTACAAACTATTTTAAAGAAGTAGCGAATGATATGGTATTAGCCAAGAATCCTCAGGGCCCTACTAAAACATACAACCCAAATAATCCATATGCCATAGAAAAAGTAATTAAAGGGGGATCATTTTTATGTAGTGCAAGTTATTGCGCAAGTTATAGAATTTCATCAAGAATGGGTTCAAGTCCTGATTCTGGTGCAGAACATGTTGGTTTTAGAACAGTGGCTACTCCAAAGATGCTCGTTAAAAATTAAT
This genomic stretch from Cellulophaga algicola DSM 14237 harbors:
- a CDS encoding formylglycine-generating enzyme family protein; protein product: MKFLLPLLAALLFLNIQCKEQTKKEQLNEEEHTSLKTPKKEELVKLVIEKPADATVPEGMVWIPGGAFQQGAVPQDKMAMDHEKPSHKVQVDGFFMDISEVTNAQFAKFVKETGYITVAEREIDWEEMKTQLPEGTPKPHDSILKPGALIFKKTKKSVPNLYDFSQWWEWKIGADWKHPNGPKSSIVGKDNEPVVQVSYEDALAYCTWAGRRLPTEAEWERAARGNHAETIYFWGDDVDKLATMANTWEGEFPVNNSKLDGFERRASVMSYPANDFGLYDMAGNVWEWTTDWYSTNYFKEVANDMVLAKNPQGPTKTYNPNNPYAIEKVIKGGSFLCSASYCASYRISSRMGSSPDSGAEHVGFRTVATPKMLVKN